Proteins from one Mercurialis annua linkage group LG7, ddMerAnnu1.2, whole genome shotgun sequence genomic window:
- the LOC126656331 gene encoding RNA cytidine acetyltransferase 1 → MRKKVDERIRTLIENGVKLRHRSMFVIIGDKSRDQIVNLHYMLSKSVVKSRPTVLWCYKDKLELSSHKKKRAKQVKKLMQRGLLDPEKVDPFSLFVETGGLTYCLYKDSERILGNTFGMCILQDFEALTPNLLARTIETVEGGGLIVLLLRSLSSLTSLYTMVMDVHERFRTESHSQPSGRFNERFLLSLASCKSCVVMDDELNILPISSHIRSILPIPSKEDSEGLSEAQRDLKNLKEQLHDDFPVGPLIKKCCTLDQGKAVITFLDAILDKTLRSTVALLAARGRGKSAALGLAVAGAIAAGYSNIFITAPSPENLKTLFDFICKGFDSLEYKEHIDYDVVKSTNPEFKKATIRINIYKQHRQTIQYIQPHEHEKLSQVELLVIDEAAAIPLPVVKSLLGPYLVFLSSTVNGYEGTGRSLSLKLVQQLQEQSQIAAKNVEGSHSGRLFKKIELSESIRYAFGDPIESWLNALLCLDVANSIPNIGRLPPPNDCDLYYVNRDTLFSYHKDSELFLQRMMALYVSSHYKNSPNDLQLMADAPAHHLFVLLGPVDESKNQLPDILCVIQVALEGQISRKSAITSLGDGHQPSGDQIPWKFSEQFRDAVFPSLSGARIVRIATHPNAMKLGYGSAAVELLTRYYEGQLTPISEAEFQNNMENEPVRVTEAAEKVSLQEECIKPRADLPPLLVHLRERQPERLHYLGVSFGLTLDLFRFWTKHKFAPFYIGQIASAVTGEHTCMVLKPLSNDDIEVSGSDEWGFFSPFYQDFRRIFSGLLAFELRSMEYKLAMSVLAPKINFADTEIETTLSTQEELRRSLAFEFTAYDMERLRAYSENLTGFHLMLHNVPALARLYFREKIPVTLTHIQASVLFCIGLQHQNFSYLEAQMKLERTQIMSLFIKVIKKLYKYIQSVASSEIQSTLLQLKEIELKPHHISVEDDLNEAAKEVEDGMKAKTEEMLDPELLQQYAIMDKENDFENALKDGGKKIAAGGVVSVKSSKTKAEKYAKPEKHSSGKKRKGDHGSKFKKKSKS, encoded by the exons ATGAGGAAGAAGGTAGACGAGCGTATCAGAACCCTAATTGAAAATGGTGTCAAATTAAGACACCGTTCTATGTTTGTTATCATCGGTGACAAGTCCCGAGACCAG ATTGTGAATCTTCACTACATGTTGAGTAAATCAGTTGTGAAATCAAGGCCAACTGTTTTATGGTGCTACAAGGATAAGCTTGAACTTAGCAG TCATAAGAAAAAGAGAGCAAAACAGGTCAAAAAGCTAATGCAAAGAGGTTTATTGGATCCCGAAAAAGTTGACCCGTTTTCGCTTTTTGTTGAAACTGGAGGGTTAACTTATTGTCTATACAAGGATTCCGAAAGAATACTCGGGAATACGTTTGGAATGTGTATATTGCAG GATTTTGAGGCTTTAACTCCAAATCTCTTGGCCAGAACTATAGAGACGGTAGAAGGTGGTGGATTGATCGTGTTGCTACTGCGTTCTCTTTCTTCGTTGACCAGTCTATACACCATGGTCATG GATGTACATGAGAGATTTCGTACTGAATCACATTCTCAGCCTTCTGGGCGCTTTAATGAGCGTTTTTTATTATCACTTGCTTCATGCAAATCATGTGTTGTTATGGACGATGAACTGAATATTTTGCCTATTTCGTCTCATATAAGATCAATTCTACCAATTCCGAGTAAAGAG GATTCAGAGGGTCTATCTGAAGCACAACGTGACCTGAAGAATTTGAAAGAACAACTACATGATGATTTTCCTGTAGGTCCTTTAATCAAAAAATGCTGTACATTGGATCAG GGAAAAGCTGTCATTACTTTTCTTGATGCAATATTGGATAAGACACTACGTAGTACAGTTGCTTTGCTTGCTGCTCGTGGACGGGGAAAATCTGCTGCGCTTGGTTTAGCAGTTGCTGGAGCTATTGCAGCAGG GTATTCAAATATTTTCATAACTGCACCTAGCCCTGAAAACTTAAAAACTTTATTTGACTTCATCTGCAAGGGTTTTGATTCTCTCGAGTACAAG GAGCATATTGATTATGATGTCGTGAAAAGTACAAATCCTGAATTCAAGAAAGCCACTATTCGAATCAATATCTACAAACAGCACAGGCAAACAATTCAG TACATACAGCCACATGAACATGAGAAACTCTCGCAAGTGGAACTATTAGTTATTGATGAAGCTGCTGCCATTCCATTGCCGGTTGTGAAGTCCCTGTTGGGACCATACCTGGTCTTCCTTTCATCTACTGTGAATGG CTATGAAGGTACTGGTCGGTCTTTGTCACTAAAGCTTGTGCAGCAACTACAAGAACAAAGCCAGATTGCTGCAAAGAACGTTGAGGGCTCTCATTCTG GTCGTCTTTTCAAAAAGATAGAACTCTCCGAGTCTATCAGATATGCTTTTGGTGATCCAATTGAATCCTGGCTTAATGCTTTACTTTGCTTGGATGTTGCAAATTCAATACCTAATATCGGCAG ATTACCTCCACCCAATGATTGTGATCTCTATTATGTTAACCGGGACACACTTTTCTCCTACCACAAAGATAGTGAGCTGTTTTTACAG CGAATGATGGCATTATATGTATCATCTCACTACAAAAACTCTCCTAATGATTTACAACTAATGGCCGATGCTCCTGCACATCATTTGTTTGTGTTACTTG GCCCTGTTGATGAGTCAAAAAATCAACTGCCTGACATCTTATGTGTCATCCAG GTTGCCCTTGAAGGCCAGATTTCTCGTAAATCTGCCATCACAAGCTTAGGGGATGGCCATCAACCATCTGGAGATCAAATTCCATGGAAATTCTCCGAGCAATTCCGTGATGCAGTTTTCCCCAGTCTCTCAGGTGCTCGGATTGTACGCATTGCCACCCATCCAAATGCTATGAAG CTTGGATACGGTTCTGCTGCTGTGGAACTATTAACAAG GTACTATGAAGGACAGTTGACACCTATTTCTGAAGCAGAATTTCAGAACAATATGGAGAATGAACCAGTTAGAGTTACAGAAGCTGCAGAGAAG GTTTCACTGCAAGAGGAATGTATAAAACCAAGGGCCGACCTTCCTCCTTTGCTAGTGCATCTTCGTGAACGGCAACCTGAGAGGCTCCACTATCTTGGTGTTTCTTTTGGGCTCACTTTGGACCTTTTTCGTTTTTGGACGAAGCATAAATTTGCTCCATTTTACATTGGTCAAATTGCT AGTGCTGTAACTGGTGAGCATACATGTATGGTCCTCAAACCATTGAGTAATGATGATATTGAAGTGAGTGGATCAGACGAATGGGGCTTCTTTAGTCCATTTTACCAAG aTTTTAGGAGAATATTTTCTGGGTTACTGGCATTTGAACTTAGGTCAATGGAATATAAGCTTGCTATGAG TGTCCTGGCTCCAAAGATCAACTTTGCGGATACAGAGATTGAGACTACATTATCCACGCAGGAAGAATTGAGGAGGTCACTTGCTTTTGAATTCACAGCATATGATATGGAACGGCTGAGAGCTTATTCTGAAAATCTAACTGGTTTTCATTTG ATGCTACACAATGTTCCAGCCCTTGCTCGTCTATATTTTCGAGAGAAGATTCCTGTTACCCTGACACATATTCAAGCTTCTGTTTTGTTCTGCATCGGCTTGCAGCATCAAAACTTCTCTTACCTTGAG GCACAGATGAAGTTGGAAAGAACTCAGATTATGTCACTTTTTATCAAGGTTATAAAGAAGCTCTATAAATATATTCAGAGTGTTGCCTCTAGTGAGATTCAGTCAACCCTACTTCAATTGAAAGAG ATCGAGCTGAAACCTCACCACATATCTGTGGAGGATGATCTGAATGAAGCAGCGAAGGAAGTTGAG GATGGCATGAAAGCCAAGACGGAGGAGATGCTGGATCCTGAACTTCTCCAACAGTACGCTATAATGGACAAAGAAAATGATTTTGAGAATGCACTAAAGGATGGTGGTAAAAAGATAGCCGCAGGTGGGGTCGTTAGCGTGAAATCCAGTAAAACGAAAGCCGAAAAATATGCGAAGCCGGAAAAACACAGCAGTGGGAAAAAGAGAAAAGGTGATCATGGCTCCAAgtttaaaaagaaaagcaaaTCTTAG
- the LOC126656801 gene encoding uncharacterized protein LOC126656801, producing the protein MRELSTDVYDRCGCVVRSTHQIPCACELRAVVDSGNPISLDSIHPFWTKLVILGDGLDTSAQPDFAGFQTEEHQYFHEVADEVMTKDPSVLRDISRIVRERLHPEDLGYMEPEVKTNVRGRPKGSKSTKRDPSRHEYKDRVPGRPKSSKAQKNRTSASAGLQNAEVIPGFLLPFVDELVDVRGDGNCGFRVVADHIYGDEKMWGMTRMNIANEISAHPYRYEGIFIDGLQAAITRISWEGGECGPSYWMQVLDDLFPIATIFNAAVIYIQGGTLQKTRFSSFTVLPLHSSEVHSRPSKEIVILYISGRAHFVRLNLQDNFPVPPIPTLWLQHRDHTVQSWHTLYANRREQWDSLIGMAD; encoded by the exons ATGCGAGAATTGAGTACCGATGTCTACGATCGCTGTGGTTGTGTGGTTAGATCAACACATCAGATCCCCTGTGCATGTGAGCTGCGAGCGGTGGTCGATTCAG GTAACCCGATCAGCCTTGACAGTATACACCCGTTTTGGACGAAACTTGTTATTCTCGGCGATGGGTTGGACACATCTGCGCAACCCGATTTTGCTGGTTTTCAGACTGAGGAACATCAGTATTTTCACGAGGTCGCCGACGAGGTCATGACTAAGGATCCTTCAGTGTTGCGTGATATTTCTCGTATTGTTCGAGAGCGACTTCACCCCGAAGACTTAGGCTACATGGAACCAGAAGTTAAAACAAATGTCAGAGGTCGACCAAAGGGGAGCAAATCAACGAAGCGGGATCCGAGTCGTCATGAGTACAAGGACCGTGTACCTGGTCGTCCTAAATCTTCCAAAGCTCAGAAAAATCGTACATCCGCGTCAG CTGGTTTGCAAAATGCGGAGGTTATTCCAGGATTCCTTTTACCATTCGTTGACGAGCTTGTGGACGTGCGTGGAGACGGCAACTGTGGATTTCGCGTGGTGGCAGACCACATATATGGTGACGAGAAGATGTGGGGAATGACTAGAATGAACATTGCAAACGAAATCTCCGCCCACCCTTATCGATACGAGGGTATTTTCATTGATGGGTTGCAAGCGGCCATTACACGTATTAGCTGGGAAGGCGGAGAGTGTGGCCCTAGCTACTGGATGCAg GTATTGGATGACTTGTTCCCTATTGCCACTATCTTCAATGCAGCTGTTATTTACATACAAGGCGGGACGCTACAAAAGACGCGGTTCTCTTCGTTTACTGTTCTGCCTTTGCATTCCTCTGAGGTTCACTCACGACCATCGAAGGAGATAGTGATATTGTATATTAGTGGACGCGCTCATTTTGTTAGGTTGAATTTGCAGGATAATTTTCCTGTCCCACCAATTCCCACCCTGTGGCTCCAGCACAGGGACCATACTGTTCAGTCTTGGCATACTTTATATGCTAATAGGAGAGAGCAATGGGATAGTTTGATAGGTATGGCAGATTGA
- the LOC126655069 gene encoding protein FAR1-RELATED SEQUENCE 5-like, which translates to MTDNEYNSSGNEYRQSETSFPGFSEVDLEDYGGDGIDYSDWFKLDHGFDSDVEAITWAKSTAIKIGFELVISSHKNEGKKKLLRCARGERYRGSFTDSDSFVRKNTKTKACKCKFKIIVKLGKTAWFILTDPGISSTHNHALAVYPEGYRQMSGLSGEAKEIVRDMSAAQAKPCSIMAALKEKVPSDNPTIKQVYNYRETLRKSSFEGRDVVGQFYHMAQQNDYVHWTLAEEDTGVLTHIFMAHPDSVRLLRTYYWIIGMDSTYKTNKYKLPFFEIIGMTPCNKNFIIAYAIMKDETEGSYRWVLERLRCLIGEHIHPSAILTDRELGLMRPVSEVFPRSSHLLCTWHINKDVEDRVYRISGKNQEFAEIFKNSTWKKIIRAPSFDQYNIAVEHFRDRFKGFPGLIQYIEGTWLGHREKFVSCWTDLVLHFGNTTTCRVESAHAQLKQWLNSSTGALDTVWTKVDKVIQSQLIDIR; encoded by the exons atgacggataacgagtataattcgtcggGAAACGAGTACCGACAGTCGGAAACAAGTTTTCCCGGCTTTTCCGAg gttgatttagaagattatggcgGTGATGGAATTGATTACAGCGATTGGTTTAAGCTAGATCATGGGTTTGATAGTGATGTTGAAGCAATTACTTGGGCTAAGAGTACTGCTATAAAGATTGGATTTGAATTAGTCATTTCGTCACATAAGAACGAGGGGAAAAAGAAGCTTCTACGATGTGCTCGGGGTGAGCGTTACAGAGGTTCATTCACAGATTCTGATTCCTTCGTACGGAAAAATACGAAGACAAAAGCGTGTAAgtgcaaatttaaaattattgtcaaATTAGGAAAGACTGCATGGTTTATACTTACAGATCCTGGTATTTCGAGTACACACAACCATGCTCTAGCTGTGTATCCTGAAGGATACCGTCAGATGAGTGGGCTGAGTGGCGAGGCGAAAGAAATTGTGCGAGATATGAGTGCGGCACAAGCGAAGCCGTGTTCTATCATGGCagctttaaaagaaaaagtaccATCTGACAACCCTACAATAAAGCAAGTGTACAACTATAGAGAGACTTTGAGAAAGTCTAGCTTTGAGGGTAGAGATGTGGTTGGGCAATTTTATCACATGGCTCAGCAAAATGATTATGTACACTGGACTCTTGCTGAGGAGGATACAGGTGTGTTGACCCATATTTTCATGGCTCATCCTGATTCAGTGAGACTACTTCGTACGTACTACTGGATCATCGGCATGGACTCCACGTACAAGACGAACAAGTACAAGCTGCCTTTTTTTGAGATTATTGGAATGACTCCTTGCAACAAGAacttcataattgcatatgcaattatgaaggATGAGACTGAAGGGAGCTACAGATGGGTATTGGAGAGACTgag GTGCTTGATTGGGGAACATATTCATCCGAGCGCTATTCTTACTGATCGAGAATTGGGGCTTATGAGACCAGTGTCAGAGGTTTTCCCACGTTCTTCTCATCTACTATGTACGTGGCACATAAATAAGGACGTAGAAGATAGAGTGTACAGAATTAGTGGGAAAAACCAAGAGTTTGCTGAAATTTTCAAGAATAGTACATGGAAGAAAATTATCAGAGCGCCAAGTTTTGATCAATATAACATAGCTGTGGAGCACTTCAGAGATcggtttaaaggttttccaggGTTGATACAGTACATTGAGGGGACTTGGCTGGGACACAGAGAGAAGTTCGTATCTTGCTGGACGGACTTAGTCCTACATTTTGGAAACACCACCACATGTAGAGTCGAGAGCGCACATGCTCAGCTTAAGCAGTGGCTCAACTCTAGCACCGGTGCTCTGGACACAGTCTGGACGAAGGTCGACAAAGTTATACAGTCGCAGCTGATAGATATCCGGTAA